In Oryzihumus leptocrescens, the following are encoded in one genomic region:
- a CDS encoding lysophospholipid acyltransferase family protein, with protein MEPVYTPVIGFARALFAFQGLRFRITGQENVPRTGGAVMMINHLSFFDFAYAGLAAVPSGRKVRFMAKESVFRHPVGGPLMRGMGHIPVDREAGAASFRAAVQELKAGEVVGVFPEATISRSFELKEFKSGAVRMAKAAGVPILPTVLWGSQRVWTKGEKPRFGRSNIPISIAVGEPVEVPRGVDPEEVNREVRERMTALLHAAQESYPAMTGADLRFLPARLGGTAPTPEEAAARDEADVRGRRKARP; from the coding sequence ATGGAGCCCGTCTACACACCTGTCATCGGGTTCGCCCGCGCCCTGTTCGCGTTCCAGGGGCTCCGGTTCCGGATCACGGGGCAGGAGAACGTCCCCCGCACCGGTGGTGCGGTCATGATGATCAACCACCTGTCCTTCTTCGACTTCGCGTATGCCGGGCTGGCTGCGGTCCCGTCCGGGCGCAAGGTGCGGTTCATGGCCAAGGAGTCGGTGTTCCGGCACCCCGTCGGGGGGCCGTTGATGCGCGGCATGGGGCACATCCCGGTCGACCGCGAGGCCGGAGCCGCCTCGTTCCGGGCCGCGGTGCAGGAGCTCAAGGCCGGCGAGGTGGTCGGCGTCTTCCCCGAGGCGACCATCTCCCGCTCCTTCGAGCTCAAGGAGTTCAAGAGCGGCGCCGTGCGGATGGCCAAGGCGGCCGGGGTGCCGATCCTGCCGACCGTGCTGTGGGGCTCCCAGCGGGTCTGGACCAAGGGGGAGAAGCCGCGGTTCGGGCGCAGCAACATCCCGATCTCGATCGCCGTGGGTGAGCCGGTGGAGGTCCCCCGCGGGGTGGACCCGGAGGAGGTCAACCGGGAGGTGCGCGAGCGGATGACCGCGCTGCTGCACGCGGCCCAGGAGAGCTACCCCGCGATGACCGGGGCCGACCTGCGGTTCCTGCCCGCCCGTCTCGGCGGCACCGCGCCGACGCCCGAGGAGGCCGCTGCTCGCGACGAGGCCGACGTCCGCGGCCGGCGAAAAGCGCGCCCCTGA
- a CDS encoding ABC transporter ATP-binding protein, protein MRGPMAAMMGGPPAKAMDFRGSSLRLIRSMRSHRALVFTAISLGVVSVALSVTGPRVLGMATDIIFAGLVGERLPAGITKVQAIARLRATGQGRMADVLQGVDVVPGRGVDFTALAHVLMVVLVIYVLASLLAWLQGRVTTLVVQRTVYAMRRDVEEKFARLPLAWFDGRSRGEVLSRVTNDIDNIAQSLQQTMSQLLTALLTVIGVLTMMFVVSPLLAVVALVTVPLSALVTVRIGKKAQPRFVEQWASTGRLNGHVEEMYTGHAIVKVFGRTQEARETFVAENAKLYEASFRAQFISGLIQPAMFFIGNLNYVFVAVIGGLRVASGAISLGDVQAFIQYSRQFSQPLTQVASMANLLQSGVASAERVFELLDAPEQSPDPTPAVVPSKVSGRVAFEDVSFRYVPDTPLIEHLDLVAEPGNTVAIVGPTGAGKTTLANLLLRFYDVDAGRITLDGVDTRDMRREDLRDLFGMVLQDTWLFNGTIRDNIAYGAQDPTPEQVLEAATAAYVDHFVRTLPDGYDTVIDEEGAGVSAGQRQLLTIARAFLADPAILILDEATSSVDTRTEALVQRAMADLRRGRTSFVVAHRLSTIRDADHIVVMEEGQIVEQGTHQELLDAGGAYHRLYAAQFSGAVVQDEELAATPTRVGR, encoded by the coding sequence ATGCGCGGCCCGATGGCCGCCATGATGGGTGGACCACCGGCCAAGGCGATGGACTTCCGGGGGTCGTCGCTGCGGCTGATCCGGTCCATGCGCTCGCACCGGGCGCTCGTGTTCACCGCGATCAGCCTCGGCGTGGTCAGCGTGGCCCTGTCGGTCACCGGGCCCCGGGTGCTCGGCATGGCCACCGACATCATCTTCGCCGGGCTCGTGGGCGAGCGGCTGCCCGCGGGCATCACCAAGGTCCAGGCCATCGCCCGGCTGCGGGCCACGGGGCAGGGGCGGATGGCCGACGTGCTCCAGGGCGTGGACGTCGTGCCCGGCCGGGGCGTGGACTTCACCGCCCTGGCGCACGTGCTGATGGTCGTGCTGGTCATCTACGTCCTGGCGTCGCTGCTGGCCTGGCTGCAGGGCCGGGTCACCACGCTGGTCGTGCAGCGCACCGTCTACGCCATGCGTCGCGACGTCGAGGAGAAGTTCGCCCGGCTGCCGCTGGCGTGGTTCGACGGGCGCTCCCGCGGCGAGGTGCTCTCGCGGGTCACCAACGACATCGACAACATCGCGCAGTCGCTGCAGCAGACGATGAGCCAGCTGCTGACTGCTCTGCTGACCGTCATCGGCGTGCTCACCATGATGTTCGTCGTCTCGCCGCTGCTGGCCGTCGTCGCCCTCGTGACCGTGCCGCTGTCGGCGCTGGTGACCGTGCGGATCGGCAAGAAGGCCCAGCCGCGGTTCGTCGAGCAGTGGGCCTCCACGGGCCGGCTCAACGGCCACGTCGAGGAGATGTACACCGGCCACGCCATCGTCAAGGTCTTCGGCCGGACGCAGGAGGCGCGCGAGACGTTCGTGGCGGAGAACGCCAAGCTGTATGAGGCGAGCTTCCGGGCGCAGTTCATCTCCGGGCTGATCCAGCCGGCCATGTTCTTCATCGGCAACCTCAACTACGTCTTCGTCGCGGTGATCGGCGGGCTGCGGGTGGCCTCCGGCGCGATCAGCCTCGGCGACGTGCAGGCGTTCATCCAGTACTCGCGGCAGTTCAGCCAGCCGCTGACCCAGGTCGCCTCGATGGCCAACCTGCTGCAGTCCGGGGTCGCCTCGGCCGAGCGCGTCTTCGAGCTGCTCGACGCGCCGGAGCAGAGCCCCGACCCCACGCCGGCGGTCGTCCCCTCAAAGGTGAGCGGGCGGGTGGCCTTCGAGGACGTGTCCTTCCGCTACGTGCCGGACACCCCGCTGATCGAGCACCTCGACCTGGTCGCCGAGCCCGGCAACACGGTCGCCATCGTCGGGCCGACCGGCGCCGGCAAGACCACGCTGGCCAACCTGCTGTTGCGCTTCTACGACGTCGACGCCGGGCGCATCACCCTCGACGGCGTCGACACCCGCGACATGCGCCGGGAGGACCTGCGCGACCTGTTCGGCATGGTGCTGCAGGACACGTGGCTGTTCAACGGCACGATCCGCGACAACATCGCCTACGGGGCGCAGGACCCGACGCCGGAGCAGGTGCTGGAGGCGGCCACGGCGGCCTACGTCGACCACTTCGTGCGCACGCTGCCCGACGGCTACGACACCGTCATCGACGAGGAGGGTGCCGGGGTCAGCGCCGGGCAGCGGCAGCTGCTCACCATCGCCCGCGCGTTCCTCGCCGACCCGGCCATCCTCATCCTCGACGAGGCGACCAGCTCGGTCGACACCCGCACCGAGGCGCTGGTCCAGCGCGCGATGGCCGACCTGCGCCGCGGCCGCACCAGCTTCGTCGTGGCCCACCGCCTGTCCACCATCCGCGACGCCGACCACATCGTCGTCATGGAGGAGGGGCAGATCGTCGAGCAGGGCACGCACCAGGAGCTGCTCGACGCCGGGGGCGCCTACCACCGGCTGTATGCCGCGCAGTTCAGTGGCGCCGTGGTCCAGGACGAGGAGCTGGCGGCGACGCCGACCCGCGTCGGTCGGTGA
- a CDS encoding substrate-binding and VWA domain-containing protein, translating to MVFVAAGLSIVVATGGVGAALNTAALTCLEPTRVRVSTTEDFLPVLRKVATRVQADTNNAISCTTYDISAVPPAVAVSQIAGDGDERPDAWVPDSSVWVQRVNAQLGGDAPPRPVTVAQSPLVIAVPQERAARYAGARVPSWEDLLGGSAPVRWSNPADSTTAMMALTTARKALGSSPAMQEDVGGAMIRLSRTAADSTDELFSEASANKAAAPMFPASEQQVVQYDLQHADALLVPVVPTPSTGRLDYPFVTLATQQDAVGKAVRSLRNALTSEAGHRAVRAAGFRTMEGTGGPTPTPGVPSPAVRLLPDPSLKEVDAALSTWTTVSKEMRMIAVIDVSGSMTARSDGASRISIAQGATDTALRIFPPRSQVGLWAFATDKDGPGKDWKELVPPGELSAPSTTGTQRDALLRANAGIDALVGGDTGLYDTVLAAYQRVKEGYDPTRVNSVVILTDGQNDDPSGLTLDQLLAKLNELSDPAQPIPVITVGMGPSADASVLEKISRATGGRSYIARRPSDIKTVFVEALLQRSCRPSC from the coding sequence GTGGTCTTCGTCGCTGCCGGGCTGTCCATCGTGGTCGCCACCGGAGGAGTGGGAGCGGCGCTGAACACCGCCGCCCTGACATGCCTCGAGCCCACGCGCGTGCGCGTCTCCACCACCGAGGACTTCCTCCCGGTGCTGCGCAAGGTCGCCACCCGGGTGCAGGCAGACACGAACAACGCGATCAGCTGCACGACGTACGACATCAGCGCCGTCCCGCCGGCCGTTGCCGTCTCCCAGATCGCCGGGGACGGCGACGAGCGCCCGGACGCCTGGGTGCCGGACTCCTCCGTCTGGGTGCAGCGGGTCAACGCGCAGCTGGGCGGCGACGCACCGCCGAGACCGGTCACCGTCGCCCAGAGCCCCCTGGTCATCGCCGTGCCCCAGGAGCGGGCGGCGAGGTATGCCGGTGCGCGTGTTCCATCGTGGGAGGACCTGCTCGGCGGCAGCGCCCCGGTCCGCTGGAGCAACCCCGCTGACTCGACCACCGCCATGATGGCGCTCACCACCGCCCGCAAGGCGCTGGGGAGCTCGCCGGCCATGCAGGAGGACGTCGGTGGGGCGATGATCCGGCTGTCCCGCACCGCCGCGGACTCCACCGACGAGCTGTTCTCCGAGGCCAGCGCGAATAAGGCCGCGGCTCCGATGTTCCCGGCGAGCGAGCAGCAGGTCGTGCAGTACGACCTGCAGCACGCCGACGCTCTGCTCGTGCCGGTGGTGCCGACGCCGAGCACCGGCCGGCTGGACTACCCGTTCGTCACCCTGGCCACCCAGCAGGACGCCGTGGGCAAGGCCGTGCGGTCCCTGCGCAACGCGCTGACCTCCGAGGCGGGCCACCGAGCGGTCCGGGCGGCGGGCTTCCGCACCATGGAGGGCACCGGCGGACCGACGCCGACACCCGGCGTCCCGAGTCCGGCCGTCAGGCTGTTGCCGGACCCGTCGCTCAAGGAGGTCGACGCGGCGCTGAGCACCTGGACCACCGTGTCCAAGGAGATGCGCATGATCGCCGTGATCGACGTCTCCGGCTCGATGACCGCCCGGTCCGACGGCGCCAGTCGCATCTCGATCGCGCAGGGCGCCACCGACACCGCGCTGCGCATCTTCCCTCCCCGCTCGCAGGTCGGTCTCTGGGCCTTTGCCACCGACAAGGACGGCCCCGGCAAGGACTGGAAGGAGCTGGTCCCGCCCGGTGAGCTCAGCGCCCCCAGCACCACGGGCACGCAGCGAGACGCCCTGCTGCGCGCCAACGCCGGCATCGACGCCCTGGTCGGTGGAGACACCGGGCTCTACGACACGGTCCTGGCCGCCTACCAGCGGGTGAAGGAGGGCTATGACCCCACCCGGGTCAACTCGGTGGTGATCCTCACCGACGGCCAGAACGACGACCCGAGCGGCCTGACACTGGACCAGCTGCTGGCCAAGCTCAACGAGCTGTCCGACCCGGCTCAGCCGATCCCGGTGATCACGGTCGGCATGGGTCCGAGCGCGGACGCCTCGGTGCTCGAGAAGATCTCCCGGGCGACCGGGGGCAGGTCCTACATCGCCCGCCGGCCCTCCGACATCAAGACGGTCTTCGTGGAGGCGCTGCTCCAGCGCAGCTGCCGGCCCAGCTGCTGA
- a CDS encoding DUF389 domain-containing protein yields the protein MLLNLRLAVPPGLTAQVRGLLESDERVTNLVVLPGAAVEPAGDAVLADVPREAAGELLGRLDAMGLGHHGAMSVSEVTASPYRRAREAEAAAPGSPDDGVVWRMVEERAWSDSRGSVSFYAFLTLATALAAIAVITDSSILVVGAMVVGPEFGPVAAIATGIVLRRWGLVPRSLSLLARSFCFAVLVVAALALVARGLGWIDPSTVTRPRPLTGFIWHPDRWSFVVALLAGFAGVLSLTSGKSSALVGVFISVTTVPAAGNLALALALWQVEEMRGSALQLAVNLTGMVIAGVITLVAQRVGWRVVQRRTGDEVVRAR from the coding sequence ATGCTGTTGAACCTGCGCCTGGCCGTGCCGCCGGGGCTGACTGCGCAGGTGCGCGGCCTGCTCGAGTCCGACGAGCGGGTCACCAACCTCGTCGTGCTGCCGGGCGCGGCGGTCGAGCCCGCCGGCGACGCGGTGCTGGCCGACGTGCCGCGCGAGGCCGCCGGGGAGCTGCTGGGCCGCCTCGACGCCATGGGCCTGGGCCACCACGGTGCGATGAGCGTCTCGGAGGTGACCGCGTCGCCCTACCGGCGCGCCCGCGAGGCCGAGGCAGCCGCGCCCGGCAGCCCCGATGACGGGGTCGTCTGGCGGATGGTCGAGGAGCGGGCCTGGTCCGACAGCCGCGGCTCGGTGTCCTTCTACGCCTTCCTCACCCTGGCCACCGCGCTCGCGGCGATCGCCGTCATCACCGACTCCTCGATCCTCGTCGTCGGGGCCATGGTCGTGGGGCCGGAGTTCGGCCCGGTCGCGGCCATCGCCACCGGCATCGTCCTGCGCCGGTGGGGGCTGGTCCCGCGCTCGCTGTCCCTGCTCGCGCGCTCGTTCTGCTTCGCCGTCCTCGTCGTCGCGGCCCTGGCCCTGGTGGCCCGCGGCCTGGGCTGGATCGACCCGTCCACGGTCACCCGGCCGCGGCCGCTGACCGGCTTCATCTGGCACCCGGACCGCTGGTCGTTCGTCGTCGCCCTGCTCGCGGGGTTCGCCGGCGTCCTGTCCCTGACCTCGGGCAAGTCCTCGGCCCTGGTCGGGGTCTTCATCTCGGTGACCACGGTCCCGGCCGCGGGCAACCTCGCCCTCGCCCTCGCGCTGTGGCAGGTGGAGGAGATGCGCGGCTCGGCGCTGCAGCTGGCCGTCAACCTCACCGGCATGGTCATCGCCGGGGTCATCACGCTGGTGGCGCAGCGGGTCGGCTGGCGGGTCGTGCAGCGACGGACCGGTGACGAGGTGGTGCGTGCCCGCTGA
- a CDS encoding HNH endonuclease signature motif containing protein codes for MSFADRFAAVGAAREALTGLAEAVHQCQGSDLGPAMGRLDVLRRLVEAAQVTVLGEGLERGEVASSTCSTAAGWVLEWAPSYRAGGTGDLVKVAQACIGKPVGAGAAQVLDHGSVQRVRSCVLAGRVRVRCAAVALTEMHKLGPRLTPAALPTVWEGFLAVAEEAGPREFRGLRERIIATHGRQDEFQVRQDRLRHGVSLSAGRADDGMVEYQLRLDPEGASVLEAAIGPLSAPNPVDGISDLRNSDQRRGDALVEACRRSTAAGEAPVQTKAQVFVTMDFESLRDACGSGTVLGAGGVHGNGTLLGPETVRRIACDAAVIPVVLGTQGEVLDLGRTRRLFSPAQLKHLWLRDGGCTIPGCAAPPWWCDGHHVIHWANGGATDVGNAALLCGRHHTIVHQRGWTATVAATGVTWHL; via the coding sequence GTGTCGTTCGCGGACCGGTTCGCGGCGGTGGGCGCGGCGCGGGAGGCGTTGACCGGGCTGGCCGAGGCGGTGCACCAGTGCCAGGGGTCGGACCTGGGCCCGGCGATGGGTCGGCTGGATGTGCTGCGGCGGTTGGTGGAGGCGGCCCAGGTCACGGTGCTGGGCGAGGGCCTGGAGCGGGGCGAGGTGGCCTCCTCGACCTGCTCAACGGCGGCGGGGTGGGTGTTGGAGTGGGCGCCGTCCTACCGGGCCGGTGGGACCGGTGACCTGGTCAAGGTCGCCCAGGCGTGCATCGGGAAGCCGGTGGGGGCGGGTGCCGCTCAGGTGTTGGACCACGGGTCGGTGCAGCGGGTGAGGTCGTGCGTGCTGGCCGGCCGGGTCAGGGTGCGCTGCGCGGCGGTCGCGCTGACCGAGATGCACAAGCTCGGCCCGCGGTTGACGCCGGCGGCGCTGCCCACGGTGTGGGAGGGGTTCCTGGCCGTGGCCGAGGAGGCGGGCCCGCGGGAGTTCCGGGGGTTGCGGGAGCGGATCATCGCCACCCACGGCCGACAGGACGAGTTCCAGGTCCGCCAGGACCGGCTCAGGCACGGGGTGTCGCTGTCGGCCGGGCGGGCCGATGACGGGATGGTGGAGTACCAGCTGCGCCTCGACCCCGAGGGCGCGAGCGTGCTCGAGGCCGCGATCGGTCCGTTGTCCGCGCCCAACCCGGTCGACGGCATCAGCGACCTGCGGAACAGCGACCAGCGCCGGGGGGACGCCCTGGTCGAGGCCTGCCGACGCTCGACCGCCGCGGGTGAGGCGCCGGTGCAGACCAAGGCGCAGGTCTTCGTGACCATGGACTTCGAGTCGTTGCGGGACGCGTGCGGGTCAGGGACGGTCCTCGGCGCCGGGGGTGTGCACGGCAACGGGACGCTGCTGGGCCCGGAGACGGTGCGCCGGATCGCCTGCGACGCGGCGGTCATCCCGGTCGTCCTCGGCACCCAGGGGGAGGTCCTCGACCTGGGCCGCACAAGGCGGCTTTTCAGCCCGGCGCAGCTGAAGCACCTCTGGCTCCGCGACGGCGGCTGCACCATCCCGGGCTGCGCCGCACCGCCGTGGTGGTGCGACGGTCACCACGTCATCCACTGGGCCAACGGCGGGGCCACCGATGTCGGCAACGCGGCGCTGTTGTGCGGGCGGCACCACACGATCGTGCACCAGCGCGGCTGGACCGCGACCGTGGCCGCGACCGGGGTCACCTGGCACCTATGA
- a CDS encoding TspO/MBR family protein, which yields MRRTLLVTSLASAATALVGSLGTDPGSGWYRSLEKPPWQPPPVAFPLVWTPLYGLIAWGTARMIDAEPDPATRRRLAALVAADLAANAGWCWVFFKGRSPRQGLAAIAILDGLNLALVDQARRRDARAAGALAPYAAWSFFATALNAAIWRRNR from the coding sequence ATGAGGCGCACCCTGCTGGTCACCTCGCTGGCCTCGGCCGCCACAGCGCTCGTCGGCAGCCTCGGCACGGACCCTGGGTCAGGGTGGTACCGCTCGCTGGAGAAGCCACCGTGGCAGCCTCCGCCCGTCGCCTTCCCTCTGGTGTGGACCCCGCTCTACGGCCTCATCGCGTGGGGCACGGCCCGGATGATCGACGCCGAGCCCGACCCCGCGACCCGCCGCCGGCTCGCAGCCTTGGTGGCCGCCGACCTTGCCGCCAACGCCGGCTGGTGCTGGGTGTTCTTCAAGGGCAGGTCGCCGCGGCAGGGCCTGGCCGCCATCGCCATCCTCGACGGGCTCAACCTCGCCCTGGTCGACCAGGCTCGCCGCCGCGATGCGCGCGCGGCGGGCGCCCTGGCCCCGTACGCCGCGTGGAGCTTCTTCGCCACCGCCTTGAACGCCGCCATCTGGCGGCGCAACCGCTGA
- a CDS encoding ABC transporter ATP-binding protein encodes MLLPLLRTYLRPYWGAITLVVLFQLVQTVATLYLPGLNADIIDQGVVVGDTGKILSIGAVMLAVTVGQVIASGFAVYFGARTAMALGRDLREAVFVSVERFAAQEVGRFGAPSLITRSTNDVQQVQMVVLLSFTIMVAAPIMCVGGVILALRQDVHLSALLLVSVPALVVAVVLIIRRMRPLFRSMQVRIDVINRVLREQIAGVRVIRAFVRDTHERERFGGANDSLMDVSVQVGRLMALMFPTVLLVMNVSSVAVIWFGGHRIAEGQMQIGTMTAFLSYLMQILMAVMMATFMFVMVPRAEVCADRITEVLDTEPSVRAPERPVLRPDRTGAVELRAASFAYPGAQEPVLRAADLVARPGETTAIVGSTGSGKTTLLNLIPRLVDVTSGQVLVGGVDVRDLDPEELWAGIGLVPQRAYLFAGTVASNLRYGKLDATDEELWEALEIAQARDFVERLGGLEAPIAQGGGNVSGGQRQRLAIARAVVRRPALYLFDDCFSALDYATDAALRAALRPVTHDSAVITVAQRVSTIRDADRIVVLDEGQVVGTGTHRELMASCPTYREIVLSQLTEEEAA; translated from the coding sequence GTGCTTCTCCCGCTGCTGCGCACCTACCTGCGGCCCTACTGGGGTGCCATCACGCTGGTGGTGCTGTTCCAGCTGGTCCAGACGGTCGCCACGTTGTACCTGCCCGGCCTCAACGCCGACATCATCGACCAGGGCGTGGTCGTCGGCGACACCGGCAAGATCCTGTCCATCGGCGCCGTCATGCTGGCGGTCACGGTCGGTCAGGTCATCGCCTCGGGCTTCGCGGTCTACTTCGGCGCCCGCACCGCGATGGCCCTGGGCCGCGACCTGCGCGAGGCGGTGTTCGTCTCGGTGGAGCGCTTCGCGGCCCAGGAGGTCGGCCGGTTCGGCGCCCCGTCGCTGATCACCCGCTCCACCAACGACGTGCAGCAGGTGCAGATGGTCGTGCTGCTCTCGTTCACGATCATGGTCGCCGCGCCGATCATGTGCGTCGGCGGCGTGATCCTGGCCCTGCGCCAGGACGTGCACCTGTCGGCGCTGCTGCTGGTGTCGGTGCCGGCCCTGGTCGTGGCGGTCGTGCTGATCATCCGGCGGATGCGTCCGCTGTTCCGCTCCATGCAGGTGCGCATCGACGTGATCAACCGGGTGCTGCGCGAGCAGATCGCCGGGGTGCGGGTCATCCGGGCGTTCGTCCGCGACACCCACGAGCGGGAGCGCTTCGGCGGGGCCAACGACTCCCTCATGGACGTGTCGGTCCAGGTCGGCCGGCTCATGGCGCTGATGTTCCCCACCGTGCTGCTGGTCATGAACGTCTCCAGCGTCGCGGTCATCTGGTTCGGCGGGCACCGCATCGCCGAGGGGCAGATGCAGATCGGCACGATGACGGCGTTCCTCAGCTACCTCATGCAGATCCTCATGGCGGTGATGATGGCGACGTTCATGTTCGTCATGGTGCCGCGTGCCGAGGTCTGCGCCGACCGGATCACCGAGGTGCTCGACACCGAGCCGAGCGTGCGGGCGCCGGAGCGCCCGGTCCTGCGCCCCGACCGGACCGGGGCCGTCGAGCTGCGCGCGGCGAGCTTCGCCTACCCCGGCGCCCAGGAGCCGGTGCTGCGCGCCGCCGACCTGGTGGCCCGGCCGGGGGAGACCACCGCCATCGTCGGCTCCACCGGCAGCGGCAAGACCACCCTGCTCAACCTCATCCCGCGGCTGGTCGACGTCACCAGCGGGCAGGTGCTCGTCGGCGGGGTCGACGTGCGCGACCTCGACCCCGAGGAGCTGTGGGCCGGGATCGGCCTGGTGCCCCAGCGCGCCTACCTGTTCGCCGGGACGGTCGCCTCCAACCTGCGTTACGGCAAGCTGGACGCCACCGACGAGGAGCTGTGGGAGGCGCTGGAGATCGCCCAGGCCCGCGACTTCGTCGAGCGGCTCGGCGGGCTCGAGGCGCCCATCGCCCAGGGTGGCGGCAACGTCTCCGGCGGGCAGCGCCAGCGCCTGGCCATCGCCCGCGCCGTGGTGAGGCGGCCGGCGCTCTACCTGTTCGACGACTGCTTCTCGGCGCTCGACTACGCCACCGACGCGGCCCTGCGCGCGGCGCTGCGCCCGGTCACCCACGACTCCGCCGTCATCACCGTGGCCCAGCGGGTCAGCACCATCCGCGACGCCGACCGGATCGTGGTCCTCGACGAGGGCCAGGTCGTCGGCACCGGCACGCACCGCGAGCTGATGGCGAGCTGCCCGACATACCGCGAGATCGTCCTGTCCCAGCTGACCGAGGAGGAGGCCGCGTGA
- a CDS encoding DEAD/DEAH box helicase, translating to MTPVLTDHHDRVAAGVITALAGEGARLREDQAAAVAELSRPASRVLVVQATGWGKSAVYWAATAIRRHDGAGPTLVVSPLLSLMRDQVAAAGRAGLRAATLNSSNIDAWSSIEQALLADELDVLLVSPERLANPGFGRRVLDRLAGRLGLLVIDEAHAVSDWGHDFRPDYRRVSDVLRDLNPDTPVLATTATANARVTDDVSAQLGESTLVLRGPLARSSLQLSVVDRLTPLQRYAWVVDHLPVLPGSGIVYTLTVADAERLTAAIREAHGDAVPVAAYTGGLESGERERLEDALRDNRLKALVATSALGMGYDKPDLGFVVHVGSPPSPVSYYQQVGRAGRGIDHALVALLPSDADAGVWDYFATATIPDPEQMRQLLDALPSGEEAAPASVPALEAETGLRRSRVELMLKQLAVDGAVDRVEGGWVATGREWTFDAPRYDGIVATRRREADIMRAYVRGQRCLMQLLQESLDDDSAQPCGHCSVCLGRLPESLSGEPSAETVAAVAGLLRGQVHELEPRKMWPGGAFGTRGRIPPTLMADTGRVLIHADAPEWREVVAGSFGADGPAPQEVLDGVVRLMSSWRTSWPARPDVVVDLPAAGLSRLTGEVADHLAAVGRLDRATLALDGARPGRDLGSAQEAAAWRSVVSVPPETAAAVAGRAVLLVVDATSTQWAVTVTAAHLRQAGAAVVLPMVLHRQP from the coding sequence ATGACTCCCGTGCTGACCGACCACCACGACCGCGTCGCTGCCGGCGTCATCACCGCGCTGGCCGGCGAGGGTGCCCGGCTGCGCGAGGACCAGGCCGCCGCCGTCGCCGAGCTGTCCCGGCCGGCGTCGCGGGTGCTGGTCGTGCAGGCGACCGGCTGGGGCAAGTCGGCCGTCTACTGGGCTGCCACCGCGATCCGGCGCCACGACGGCGCCGGGCCCACGCTGGTCGTCTCGCCCCTGCTGTCCCTCATGCGCGACCAGGTGGCCGCGGCCGGGCGGGCCGGGCTGCGGGCGGCCACGTTGAACTCCTCCAACATCGACGCGTGGTCCTCCATCGAGCAGGCGCTGCTGGCCGACGAGCTCGACGTGCTGCTCGTGTCGCCCGAGCGCCTGGCCAACCCCGGCTTCGGCCGCCGCGTGCTCGACCGGCTCGCCGGGCGGCTGGGCCTGCTGGTCATCGACGAGGCGCACGCCGTCTCGGACTGGGGGCACGACTTCCGGCCCGACTACCGGCGCGTCTCCGATGTGCTGCGTGACCTCAACCCGGACACCCCGGTGCTGGCCACCACCGCGACCGCCAACGCCCGGGTCACCGACGACGTCTCGGCGCAGCTGGGCGAGTCGACCCTGGTGCTGCGCGGTCCGCTGGCGCGGTCCAGCCTGCAGCTCAGCGTCGTCGACCGGCTCACCCCGCTGCAGCGCTACGCCTGGGTGGTCGACCACCTGCCGGTGCTGCCCGGCTCGGGGATCGTCTACACGCTGACCGTGGCGGACGCCGAGCGGCTCACCGCGGCGATCCGCGAGGCCCACGGCGACGCGGTGCCGGTCGCGGCATACACCGGGGGACTGGAGTCGGGGGAGCGCGAGCGGCTCGAGGACGCGCTGCGGGACAACCGGCTCAAGGCGCTCGTGGCGACGTCGGCGCTGGGCATGGGCTACGACAAGCCGGACCTCGGCTTCGTGGTGCACGTGGGGTCCCCGCCCTCGCCGGTGTCCTACTACCAGCAGGTGGGGCGTGCCGGGCGCGGCATCGACCACGCGCTGGTCGCGCTGCTGCCCTCGGACGCCGACGCGGGGGTCTGGGACTACTTCGCGACCGCGACCATCCCCGACCCCGAGCAGATGCGCCAGCTGCTGGATGCGCTGCCGTCCGGGGAGGAGGCGGCGCCGGCCTCGGTGCCGGCGCTGGAGGCCGAGACCGGGCTGCGGCGATCGCGGGTGGAGCTCATGCTCAAGCAGCTCGCCGTCGACGGTGCGGTCGACCGGGTCGAGGGCGGCTGGGTCGCGACCGGGCGGGAGTGGACCTTCGACGCGCCCCGCTACGACGGGATCGTGGCCACCCGGCGGCGCGAGGCCGACATCATGCGGGCCTACGTGCGCGGGCAGCGGTGCCTGATGCAGCTGCTCCAGGAGTCCCTCGACGACGACAGCGCCCAGCCGTGCGGGCACTGCTCGGTGTGCCTGGGCCGGTTGCCGGAGTCGCTGTCCGGTGAGCCGTCGGCCGAGACGGTGGCCGCGGTGGCCGGCCTGCTGCGGGGCCAGGTCCACGAGCTCGAGCCGCGCAAGATGTGGCCGGGCGGGGCGTTCGGCACGCGGGGGCGGATCCCGCCGACGCTGATGGCCGACACCGGGCGGGTGCTGATCCATGCCGACGCGCCCGAGTGGCGCGAGGTGGTGGCCGGGTCGTTCGGGGCCGACGGCCCGGCGCCCCAGGAGGTGCTCGACGGGGTCGTGCGGCTGATGTCCTCGTGGCGCACCTCGTGGCCGGCCCGTCCGGACGTGGTCGTCGACCTGCCGGCGGCCGGCCTGTCGAGGCTCACCGGCGAGGTCGCCGACCACCTCGCGGCGGTGGGGCGGCTGGACCGGGCGACGCTGGCCCTCGACGGCGCGCGACCCGGGCGGGACCTCGGGTCCGCACAGGAGGCGGCGGCGTGGCGCTCCGTTGTCTCGGTGCCGCCGGAGACCGCCGCGGCGGTGGCGGGCCGGGCGGTCCTGCTCGTGGTCGACGCCACCTCGACGCAGTGGGCGGTCACGGTCACGGCGGCGCACCTGCGCCAGGCGGGGGCCGCCGTGGTGCTGCCGATGGTGCTGCACCGCCAGCCCTGA